In Campylobacter mucosalis, a single window of DNA contains:
- a CDS encoding RNA-binding S4 domain-containing protein has product MRVDKFLNVVNITKRRAVSEDMCKSGVVSINGVVAKASKDVKIGDKITIKFITNEISYQVLAIPTTKSIPKSAQSEYVKQL; this is encoded by the coding sequence ATGAGAGTGGATAAATTTTTAAATGTCGTAAATATAACAAAACGACGAGCGGTTTCAGAAGATATGTGCAAAAGTGGTGTCGTTAGCATTAATGGCGTGGTCGCAAAAGCTAGTAAAGACGTAAAAATCGGCGATAAAATCACGATAAAATTTATAACAAATGAGATAAGTTATCAAGTACTAGCTATCCCAACAACAAAATCAATCCCAAAATCAGCGCAAAGTGAGTATGTAAAACAGCTATGA